Proteins encoded together in one Paracidovorax wautersii window:
- the mnmE gene encoding tRNA uridine-5-carboxymethylaminomethyl(34) synthesis GTPase MnmE has protein sequence MLPRHSDPIVAVATAPGRGAVGIVRVSGKRIGPLVETLCGRALKPREATYLPFRDAAGQAIDQGLALYFPAPHSYTGEDVLELQAHGGPVVLQLLVARCLEAAAAPAPGAPVPSSPCLPGLRLAEPGEFTERAFLNDKIDLAQAEAIADLIGASTEAAARSASRSLAGAFSQEIHRLRDALVHLRMLVEATLDFPEEEIDFLRKADAHGQLSNLQQSLADVMRKASQGALLREGIKVVIAGQPNAGKSSLLNALAGAELAIVTPIAGTTRDKVQQTIQIEGVPLHVIDTAGLRESDDEVEKIGIARAWDEIAAADAVLFLHDLTRTAEPGYAAADTAIDALLGERLPAGIPVIEVWNKTDSAAAEAPGPATEGRTAVRLSARTGAGLDDLRRLLLEIAGWQSAASEGLYIARARHIAALQSVDAHLMEAAAQLHAAGPALDLLAEELRLAQQALNAITGEFTSDDLLGVIFSSFCIGK, from the coding sequence ATGCTGCCCCGCCATTCCGATCCCATCGTCGCCGTCGCCACCGCTCCCGGGCGCGGGGCCGTGGGCATCGTGCGGGTGTCGGGCAAGCGCATCGGCCCGCTGGTCGAGACGCTCTGCGGCCGGGCGCTGAAGCCCCGCGAGGCCACCTACCTGCCCTTCCGCGACGCCGCCGGCCAGGCCATCGACCAGGGCCTGGCGCTGTACTTCCCCGCGCCGCACAGCTACACCGGCGAGGACGTGCTGGAGCTGCAGGCCCACGGCGGCCCCGTCGTGCTGCAGCTGCTGGTGGCCCGCTGCCTGGAGGCCGCCGCGGCGCCGGCGCCGGGAGCCCCAGTCCCTTCCTCGCCCTGCCTGCCCGGCCTGCGCCTGGCCGAGCCCGGCGAGTTCACCGAGCGCGCCTTCCTCAACGACAAGATCGACCTGGCCCAGGCCGAGGCCATCGCCGACCTGATCGGCGCCAGCACCGAGGCGGCGGCCCGCAGCGCCAGCCGCTCGCTGGCCGGCGCCTTCTCGCAGGAGATCCACCGCCTGCGCGACGCGCTGGTGCACCTGCGCATGCTGGTCGAGGCCACGCTGGACTTCCCGGAGGAGGAAATCGACTTCCTGCGCAAGGCCGATGCGCACGGGCAGCTATCGAATCTGCAGCAATCGCTGGCCGACGTGATGCGCAAGGCCAGCCAGGGCGCGCTGCTGCGCGAGGGCATCAAGGTGGTGATCGCAGGGCAGCCCAACGCCGGCAAGAGCTCGCTGCTGAACGCGCTGGCGGGGGCCGAGCTGGCCATCGTCACACCGATCGCCGGCACCACGCGCGACAAGGTGCAGCAGACCATCCAGATCGAAGGCGTGCCGCTGCACGTGATCGACACCGCCGGCCTGCGCGAGAGCGACGACGAGGTCGAGAAGATCGGCATCGCCCGCGCCTGGGACGAGATCGCCGCCGCCGATGCCGTGCTGTTCCTGCACGACCTGACGCGCACCGCCGAGCCCGGCTACGCCGCGGCCGACACCGCCATCGACGCCCTGCTGGGGGAGCGCCTGCCGGCCGGCATCCCGGTCATCGAGGTGTGGAACAAGACCGACTCGGCCGCCGCCGAGGCACCCGGCCCCGCCACGGAGGGGCGCACGGCCGTGCGGCTGTCCGCCCGCACCGGCGCGGGCCTGGACGACCTGCGCCGCCTGCTGCTGGAGATTGCCGGCTGGCAATCGGCCGCGTCCGAAGGGCTGTACATCGCCCGTGCGCGGCACATCGCCGCCCTGCAGTCGGTGGACGCCCATTTGATGGAGGCGGCGGCCCAGCTGCACGCCGCCGGGCCGGCGCTGGACCTGCTGGCCGAGGAGCTGCGCCTGGCCCAGCAGGCGCTGAACGCCATCACCGGGGAATTCACCTCGGACGACCTGCTGGGGGTGATCTTCTCCAGCTTCTGCATCGGCAAGTGA
- a CDS encoding EAL domain-containing protein, with translation MPVAVLLVDHDAVHAHAAVQALADAWRNWTVAVADSVAHAGRCLAVEPFDVVIAADRLLDGTAFDVLEAAHGLPVLIAVPEGQEAQAAVAMRHGFSDFVVRDAAQAYLLTLPAQIEAVIEHARAGQARRAAEAMLARQHRLLEAISRTQSLFITAGATRAAFEGWLQEMMALTHSPVGFVGTLVPGPGAGLVLQPHAVAVSPEPAAADTAAPQAWRHAAAAAPWPLDRAGSLLAHALDAAGEPSLHAACGSDVPLEVGWPADGPAVRTFFAQTVQAAGAPVAVVGLANAPAGYVRADLQTLQPLLSTLGQMEMARRAEEERRMAQEALNRTAALLSDKSRALKETLDAVAQGITKVDAEGRIRVYNRRYLELLDMPEAFMAQAPTPLQVLHFQMERGDLGHDLELMDAQGRRHAHAVLGDGTPQEAHEAPEFYVRRSPGGRYLEVRTRPVVGGGRVRTFTDVTDYVAAQEAVRASEARWRSLTQLSSDWYWEQDADLRFVRLEGAYHRDLGISETEFHGALRWDLEHSGVTPAQWQAHQAQLEARETFHDFEMQRRSADGSLIWLSISGEPIFDATGRFTGYRGVARNITERKRAEAEIERLAFFDELTGLPNRRLLMDRVERAAVTSLRTPSYAALLFLDLDNFKSINDTLGHAWGDRLLAQVGARLAATLRATDTVARLGGDEFVVVLQALGAQEVDAAIEAEGVAQKLLLALNRPYALSGREVHSTPSIGITLFKGRESTALELLQRADLAMYQAKAEGRNTLCFFDPAMQAAATARSVMEADLRLGLQRAELLPYYQPVVDADGRILGAEALVRWRHPERGMVPPGEFIAVAEQTGLIMPLGRMMLRAACHQLAAWAQHPQTREWSLSVNVSAHEFKHADFVRQVLDALDESGIDPRRLKLELTESLLLQNVEDSISKMQVLRKLGVGFSLDDFGTGYSSLSYLKRLPLDQLKIDQSFVRDVLTDANDAAIACTIVTLAQSLGLDVVAEGVETEGQREFLLRHGCRRFQGYLFGRPAPEMAVPPWTAEEHPQAVR, from the coding sequence ATGCCCGTTGCTGTTTTGCTTGTTGACCACGACGCTGTGCACGCGCACGCGGCCGTTCAGGCATTGGCAGACGCATGGCGGAACTGGACCGTGGCGGTGGCCGACAGCGTGGCACACGCGGGGCGCTGCCTGGCCGTCGAGCCGTTCGACGTGGTCATCGCTGCCGACCGTCTGCTGGACGGCACGGCCTTCGACGTGCTGGAGGCGGCACACGGCCTGCCCGTGCTGATCGCTGTGCCCGAAGGCCAGGAGGCCCAGGCGGCCGTGGCCATGCGCCACGGCTTCAGCGACTTCGTGGTGCGCGACGCCGCCCAGGCCTATCTGCTCACCCTGCCGGCCCAGATCGAAGCGGTGATCGAGCACGCCCGTGCCGGCCAGGCCCGCCGCGCCGCCGAGGCGATGCTGGCCCGCCAGCACCGGCTGCTGGAGGCGATCTCGCGCACGCAGTCCCTGTTCATCACCGCCGGCGCCACGCGCGCGGCGTTCGAAGGCTGGCTGCAGGAAATGATGGCGCTGACGCACAGCCCCGTCGGCTTCGTCGGCACCCTGGTGCCCGGGCCGGGCGCCGGGCTGGTACTGCAGCCGCACGCCGTGGCCGTGTCCCCGGAGCCGGCTGCGGCGGACACCGCCGCGCCGCAGGCCTGGCGCCACGCCGCGGCCGCCGCGCCTTGGCCGCTGGACCGCGCCGGCAGCCTGCTGGCGCACGCATTGGACGCCGCCGGGGAGCCGTCGCTGCATGCCGCGTGCGGCAGCGATGTCCCGCTGGAGGTGGGCTGGCCGGCGGACGGGCCGGCCGTGCGGACTTTCTTCGCCCAGACCGTGCAGGCGGCGGGCGCGCCGGTGGCGGTGGTGGGCCTGGCCAACGCACCCGCGGGCTACGTGCGGGCCGATCTGCAAACGCTGCAGCCCCTGTTGAGCACGCTGGGCCAGATGGAGATGGCGCGCCGGGCCGAAGAGGAACGGCGCATGGCGCAGGAGGCGCTCAACCGCACGGCGGCGCTGCTGTCGGACAAGAGCCGTGCGTTGAAGGAGACCCTGGACGCCGTGGCCCAGGGCATCACCAAGGTGGACGCCGAAGGCCGCATCCGCGTCTACAACCGCCGCTACCTCGAGCTGCTGGACATGCCCGAGGCCTTCATGGCCCAGGCCCCGACGCCGCTGCAGGTGCTGCATTTCCAGATGGAGCGCGGCGACCTCGGCCACGATCTGGAGCTGATGGATGCCCAGGGCCGCCGCCATGCGCACGCCGTGCTGGGCGACGGGACCCCGCAGGAGGCGCACGAGGCGCCGGAGTTCTACGTGCGCCGCTCGCCGGGCGGACGCTACCTGGAGGTGCGCACCCGGCCGGTGGTCGGCGGCGGACGCGTGCGCACCTTCACCGACGTGACCGACTATGTCGCCGCGCAGGAGGCGGTGCGCGCCAGCGAGGCGCGCTGGCGCAGCCTGACGCAGCTGTCCTCCGATTGGTACTGGGAGCAGGACGCGGACCTGCGCTTCGTGCGGCTGGAGGGCGCCTACCACCGCGACCTGGGCATCTCCGAGACCGAGTTCCACGGCGCCCTGCGCTGGGACCTGGAGCACAGCGGCGTGACGCCCGCCCAGTGGCAGGCGCACCAGGCGCAGCTGGAGGCGCGCGAGACCTTCCACGACTTCGAGATGCAGCGCCGCTCGGCAGATGGCTCGCTGATCTGGCTGTCGATCAGCGGCGAGCCGATCTTCGATGCGACGGGCCGCTTCACCGGCTACCGTGGCGTGGCGCGCAACATCACCGAGCGCAAGCGTGCCGAGGCCGAGATCGAGCGGCTCGCGTTCTTCGACGAGCTGACCGGCCTGCCCAACCGCCGCCTGCTGATGGACCGGGTCGAGCGTGCCGCCGTGACCAGCCTGCGCACTCCATCGTATGCCGCGCTGCTGTTCCTGGACCTGGACAACTTCAAGAGCATCAACGACACCCTGGGCCACGCCTGGGGCGACCGCCTACTGGCGCAGGTGGGCGCGCGGCTGGCGGCCACGCTGCGGGCCACGGACACCGTGGCACGCCTGGGGGGCGACGAGTTCGTGGTGGTGCTGCAGGCCCTGGGCGCGCAGGAGGTGGACGCCGCGATCGAGGCCGAAGGCGTCGCGCAGAAGCTGCTGCTGGCGCTGAACCGGCCCTACGCCCTGAGCGGGCGCGAGGTGCACAGCACGCCCAGCATCGGCATCACGCTGTTCAAGGGGCGCGAATCCACGGCGCTGGAGCTGCTGCAGCGCGCCGACCTGGCCATGTACCAGGCCAAGGCCGAGGGGCGCAACACGCTGTGCTTCTTCGATCCCGCCATGCAGGCGGCGGCCACGGCACGCTCGGTGATGGAGGCCGACCTGCGCCTGGGGCTGCAGCGCGCCGAGCTGCTGCCCTACTACCAGCCGGTGGTGGACGCCGACGGCCGCATTCTGGGCGCGGAGGCGCTGGTGCGCTGGCGGCATCCCGAACGCGGCATGGTGCCGCCGGGCGAGTTCATCGCCGTGGCCGAGCAGACCGGCCTGATCATGCCGCTGGGCCGCATGATGCTGCGCGCTGCCTGCCACCAGCTCGCGGCCTGGGCGCAGCATCCGCAGACGCGGGAGTGGTCGCTGTCGGTGAACGTGAGCGCGCACGAGTTCAAGCACGCCGACTTCGTGCGGCAGGTGCTGGACGCGCTGGACGAGTCCGGCATCGACCCGCGGCGCCTCAAGCTCGAACTGACCGAGAGCCTGCTGCTGCAGAACGTGGAGGACAGCATCTCCAAGATGCAGGTGCTGCGCAAGCTGGGCGTGGGCTTCTCGCTGGACGACTTCGGCACGGGCTACTCGTCGCTCAGCTACCTCAAGCGGCTGCCGCTGGACCAGCTCAAGATCGACCAGAGCTTCGTGCGCGACGTGCTCACCGATGCCAACGACGCCGCCATCGCCTGCACCATCGTCACGCTGGCGCAGAGCCTGGGGCTGGACGTGGTGGCCGAGGGTGTGGAAACCGAAGGCCAGCGGGAGTTTCTGCTGCGCCACGGCTGCCGGCGCTTCCAGGGCTATCTCTTCGGCCGCCCCGCGCCGGAGATGGCCGTGCCGCCATGGACGGCGGAGGAGCATCCGCAGGCCGTCCGCTGA
- a CDS encoding adenine phosphoribosyltransferase, whose protein sequence is MQPLSVNDYLRQHIRTVPDWPAPGVQFRDITPLLQDPKVFRVLIDAFVHRYMDRALRPDVVAGLDARGFILGAVVAYELNVGFVPIRKKGKLPFTTVEETYELEYGSATVELHADAVKAGDRVLLIDDLIATGGTMMAGKKLLERLGATVTEGAAIVDLPELGGSRRIRDTGLSVHTLVDFAGH, encoded by the coding sequence ATGCAGCCCCTCAGCGTCAACGACTACCTGCGCCAGCACATCCGCACCGTTCCCGACTGGCCGGCGCCCGGGGTGCAGTTCCGCGACATCACGCCGCTGCTGCAGGACCCGAAGGTGTTCCGCGTGCTGATCGACGCCTTCGTGCACCGCTACATGGACCGCGCGCTGCGCCCCGACGTGGTGGCCGGGCTGGATGCGCGCGGCTTCATCCTGGGTGCCGTGGTGGCCTACGAGCTGAACGTGGGCTTCGTGCCCATCCGCAAGAAGGGCAAGCTGCCCTTCACCACGGTGGAGGAAACCTATGAGCTGGAGTACGGCAGCGCCACCGTGGAACTGCACGCCGACGCGGTGAAGGCCGGTGACCGCGTGCTGCTGATCGACGACCTGATCGCCACCGGAGGCACCATGATGGCCGGCAAGAAGCTGCTGGAGCGCCTGGGCGCCACCGTGACCGAGGGCGCGGCCATCGTCGACCTGCCGGAACTGGGCGGCTCGCGCCGCATCCGGGACACGGGCCTGTCGGTCCACACGTTGGTGGACTTCGCCGGCCACTGA
- a CDS encoding 3-deoxy-D-manno-octulosonate 8-phosphate phosphatase: MALDTVTSLPALQPALRFAPELLLKAQGVRVAFFDVDGVLTDGSLYFSAEGETLKRFHTLDGHGIKLLQRAGITPAIVTGRDSAPLRLRLKALGVQHARFGTEDKRPAAEAILAELGLDWSQAAGIGDDWPDLPVLRRCALASAPAHAHAEVLAVAHHIPQAPAGAGAAREFCDLLLVASGRYADLLQEYAA; encoded by the coding sequence ATGGCGCTGGACACCGTGACCTCCCTGCCCGCCCTGCAGCCCGCGCTGCGCTTCGCCCCCGAACTGCTGCTCAAGGCCCAAGGCGTGCGCGTGGCGTTCTTCGACGTGGACGGCGTGCTCACCGACGGCAGCCTGTACTTTTCGGCCGAGGGCGAGACCCTCAAACGCTTCCATACGCTCGACGGCCACGGCATCAAGCTGCTGCAGCGCGCGGGCATCACGCCGGCGATCGTGACCGGCCGGGATTCCGCGCCGCTGCGGCTGCGGCTCAAGGCGCTGGGCGTGCAGCACGCGCGCTTCGGCACCGAAGACAAGCGCCCCGCGGCCGAAGCCATTCTGGCCGAACTCGGCCTGGACTGGAGCCAGGCCGCCGGCATCGGCGACGACTGGCCGGATCTGCCCGTGCTGCGCCGCTGCGCCCTGGCAAGCGCGCCCGCCCACGCCCATGCCGAAGTGCTGGCCGTGGCGCACCACATTCCGCAGGCCCCGGCCGGCGCGGGTGCCGCGCGCGAGTTCTGCGACCTGCTGCTGGTGGCCAGCGGCCGCTACGCGGACCTGCTGCAGGAGTACGCGGCATGA
- a CDS encoding KpsF/GutQ family sugar-phosphate isomerase, with translation MPSTAAVAAPPPAFDADQVLRLGRETFETEAAALAALGARLGQPFAQAVQRLMGTSGRVVVMGMGKSGHVGRKIAATLASTGTPAFFVHPAEASHGDLGMVTGGDAVLAISNSGESNELTVLLPVLKRLGVLLVAMTGGLQSTLARHADIVLDCSVEREACPLNLAPTTSTTAQLAMGDALAVALLDARGFRPEDFARSHPGGALGRKLLTHVGDVMRSGDDVPRVPPQATFSELMREMSAKRLGASAIVDAEGRLQGIFTDGDLRRRVESGADLRDLRAADVMHAGPRTIAVDALAVDAAQAMERHGITSVLVTDATGVLVGVVHIGDLMRAKVI, from the coding sequence ATGCCGTCCACCGCAGCCGTCGCCGCCCCGCCGCCCGCCTTCGATGCGGACCAGGTTCTCCGCCTGGGCCGCGAAACCTTCGAGACCGAGGCCGCCGCCCTCGCCGCCCTGGGCGCCCGCCTGGGCCAGCCCTTCGCGCAGGCCGTGCAGCGGCTGATGGGCACGTCGGGCCGCGTGGTCGTCATGGGCATGGGCAAGAGCGGCCACGTGGGGCGCAAGATCGCCGCCACCCTGGCCTCCACCGGCACGCCCGCCTTCTTCGTGCACCCGGCCGAGGCTAGCCATGGCGACCTCGGCATGGTCACGGGCGGCGATGCGGTGCTCGCCATCTCCAACAGCGGCGAGAGCAACGAACTCACCGTGCTGCTGCCGGTGCTCAAGCGCCTGGGCGTGCTGCTCGTCGCGATGACGGGCGGCCTGCAGTCCACGCTGGCGCGCCACGCCGACATCGTGCTGGACTGCAGCGTCGAGCGCGAGGCCTGCCCGCTCAACCTGGCGCCCACCACCAGCACCACGGCCCAGCTCGCCATGGGCGACGCCCTGGCCGTGGCCCTGCTGGACGCGCGGGGCTTTCGCCCGGAAGACTTCGCCCGCTCGCACCCTGGCGGTGCGCTGGGCCGCAAGCTGCTGACCCATGTGGGCGACGTGATGCGCTCGGGCGACGACGTGCCGCGCGTGCCGCCGCAGGCCACGTTCAGCGAACTCATGCGCGAGATGAGCGCCAAGCGCCTGGGCGCTTCGGCCATCGTCGATGCCGAAGGCCGCCTGCAGGGCATCTTCACCGACGGCGACCTGCGCCGCCGCGTCGAGTCCGGCGCCGATCTGCGCGATCTGCGCGCCGCGGACGTCATGCACGCCGGCCCGCGCACCATCGCTGTGGACGCCCTGGCCGTGGACGCTGCCCAGGCCATGGAGCGCCACGGCATCACCAGTGTCCTGGTGACCGACGCCACCGGCGTGCTGGTGGGGGTGGTCCACATCGGCGACCTGATGCGGGCCAAGGTGATCTGA
- a CDS encoding monovalent cation:proton antiporter-2 (CPA2) family protein, which translates to MSSLALTLLYLLAAVLGVVACRSLKLPPMLGYLAAGILIGPHALALTQNSEGVRHLGEFGVVFLMFSIGLEFSLSKLRAMRRFVFGLGLLQVVATMAVGMAGMLLLSRWLGGIWDMGWQTALALGGTLVMSSTAIVVKLMAERAELETEHGRRVLGILLFQDLAVVPMLVLIPALGSPPEQLFVALGLALLKATVLVGLLLAGGQRVMRWWLTLVARRKSDELFMLNLLLITLGLAWLTEEAGLSLALGAFIAGVLVSETEYRHQVGTDIRPFHDVLLGLFFITVGMMLDWHILLERWAMVLLLLAVPLLLKMGIILALSRGMGATTGVSLRTGLYLAQAGEFGFVLLSLTQEHGLVSPALMNPILAAMVLSMLATPFLILYSNRIVMTLVASDWLQQSLQMTTIARKSINTSKHVLICGYGRCGQNLARMLEREHIPYMALDLDPDRVRQAAAAGDSVVYGDATRLQALMAAGLVRASAVAVTYLDIPATLKVLANTRSHAPNVPVVVRTQDDLHLDKLQAAGATEVVPEAIEGSLMLASHALALVGVPMRRVLRLVQDQRDARYNLLRGYFHGADDDTASERDQERLASITLPPEAAAIGQALGQLALHAMGAQVVNLRRSTGAMAPPDDDALLAEGDTLVLSGHPTSLALAEDKLLRG; encoded by the coding sequence ATGTCTTCGCTCGCCCTCACGCTGCTCTACCTGCTGGCCGCTGTCCTGGGGGTGGTGGCGTGCCGCAGCCTGAAGCTGCCGCCCATGCTGGGCTACCTGGCGGCGGGCATCCTGATCGGGCCGCACGCGCTGGCGCTGACGCAGAACTCCGAAGGCGTGCGCCATCTGGGCGAGTTCGGGGTCGTCTTCCTCATGTTCTCGATCGGGCTGGAATTCAGTCTGTCCAAGCTGCGCGCCATGCGCCGGTTCGTATTCGGCCTGGGCCTGCTGCAGGTGGTGGCCACCATGGCGGTGGGCATGGCGGGCATGCTGCTGCTGTCGCGCTGGCTGGGCGGCATCTGGGACATGGGCTGGCAGACCGCGCTGGCCCTGGGCGGCACGCTGGTGATGAGCAGCACCGCCATCGTCGTGAAGCTGATGGCCGAGCGGGCCGAGTTGGAGACCGAGCACGGCCGCCGCGTGCTGGGCATTCTGCTGTTCCAAGACCTGGCGGTGGTGCCCATGCTGGTGCTGATCCCGGCGCTGGGCTCGCCGCCCGAGCAGCTCTTCGTGGCCCTGGGCCTGGCCCTGCTGAAGGCGACGGTGCTGGTGGGCCTGCTGCTGGCGGGCGGCCAGCGCGTGATGCGCTGGTGGCTCACGCTGGTGGCGCGGCGCAAGAGCGACGAGCTGTTCATGCTCAACCTGCTGCTGATCACCCTGGGCCTGGCCTGGCTGACGGAAGAGGCCGGCCTGTCGCTGGCGCTGGGCGCCTTCATCGCCGGCGTGCTGGTGTCCGAAACCGAGTACCGCCACCAGGTGGGCACCGACATCCGGCCCTTCCACGACGTGCTGCTGGGCCTGTTCTTCATCACCGTGGGGATGATGCTGGACTGGCACATCCTGCTGGAGCGCTGGGCGATGGTGCTGCTGCTGCTGGCCGTGCCGCTGCTGCTCAAGATGGGCATCATCCTGGCGCTGTCGCGGGGCATGGGTGCCACCACGGGCGTGTCGCTGCGCACCGGGCTGTACCTGGCGCAGGCCGGCGAGTTCGGCTTCGTGCTGCTGTCGCTCACGCAGGAGCATGGCCTGGTCTCCCCGGCGCTGATGAACCCGATCCTGGCGGCGATGGTGCTGTCCATGCTGGCCACGCCGTTCCTCATCCTGTACAGCAACCGCATCGTGATGACGCTGGTTGCGAGCGACTGGCTGCAGCAATCACTGCAGATGACGACGATTGCGCGCAAATCCATCAACACCAGCAAGCATGTGCTGATCTGCGGCTACGGCCGCTGCGGCCAGAACCTGGCGCGCATGCTGGAGCGCGAGCACATCCCGTACATGGCGCTGGACCTCGACCCCGACCGCGTGCGCCAGGCGGCCGCCGCAGGCGACTCAGTGGTCTACGGCGACGCCACGCGCCTGCAGGCGCTGATGGCCGCCGGCCTGGTGCGCGCCAGCGCGGTGGCGGTGACCTACCTGGATATTCCGGCCACGCTCAAGGTGCTGGCCAACACCCGGTCGCACGCGCCCAACGTGCCGGTGGTGGTGCGCACGCAGGACGACCTGCACCTGGACAAGCTGCAGGCCGCCGGAGCCACCGAGGTGGTGCCCGAGGCGATCGAAGGCTCGCTGATGCTGGCCAGCCACGCGCTGGCGCTGGTGGGCGTGCCCATGCGGCGCGTGCTGCGCCTGGTGCAGGACCAGCGCGATGCGCGCTACAACCTGCTGCGCGGCTACTTCCACGGCGCGGACGACGACACGGCCTCCGAGCGCGACCAGGAGCGGCTCGCTTCCATCACCCTGCCGCCGGAGGCCGCCGCCATCGGGCAGGCGCTGGGGCAGCTGGCGCTGCATGCCATGGGCGCGCAGGTGGTCAACCTGCGGCGCAGCACCGGCGCGATGGCGCCGCCGGACGACGACGCGCTGCTGGCCGAGGGCGACACGCTGGTGCTGTCCGGCCACCCCACGTCGCTGGCGCTGGCGGAAGACAAGCTGCTGCGCGGCTGA
- a CDS encoding cyclic nucleotide-binding domain-containing protein yields MNAILSPAAPSSSSSSAPQLQGLVQAIAQAVAEDSVSNLLSREQWELLGPYLLPLSMPAGQVLFAQGENDRTLYLVESGSLSVHYEDEKERLRLAIVGAGSIVGEGAFFSHRPRSATVQTASASRLWSLTALRFTELSNRQPAIALQLAMAAGAVLAKRLGNRRRRIAAT; encoded by the coding sequence ATGAACGCGATCCTCTCTCCCGCTGCCCCTTCTTCCTCCTCCTCCTCGGCGCCCCAGCTGCAGGGCCTGGTCCAGGCCATCGCCCAGGCCGTGGCGGAAGACAGCGTCAGCAACCTGCTGTCGCGGGAGCAATGGGAGCTGCTGGGGCCCTATCTGCTGCCCCTGTCCATGCCGGCCGGGCAGGTGCTGTTTGCCCAGGGCGAGAACGACCGTACGCTCTACTTGGTCGAAAGCGGCAGCCTGAGCGTGCACTACGAGGACGAGAAGGAACGCCTGCGCCTGGCCATCGTCGGCGCCGGCTCCATCGTGGGGGAAGGTGCCTTCTTCTCGCACCGCCCGCGCAGCGCCACCGTACAGACCGCCTCGGCCAGCCGGTTGTGGAGCCTGACGGCGCTGCGGTTCACCGAGCTGTCCAACCGCCAGCCTGCCATCGCGCTGCAGCTGGCCATGGCCGCTGGTGCCGTTCTCGCCAAGCGCCTGGGCAACCGCCGCCGCCGTATTGCGGCGACCTGA
- a CDS encoding ABC transporter substrate-binding protein: MNQRLTFTLGAVAMAAFMAAGSASAATMRWAGANDILTVDPHAQNHQTTHAFLQQVYESLVRYDEKYQIQPALGTKWTQVSPTQVRFELRKGVKFHDGAPFTADDVVFSLTRAMTPPSNMQSAVQSIKEVKKVDDFTVDLILKGPSPVLLRELTEARIMNKAWAEKNNSTKAQDYAGKEENFASRNANGTGPFSLVGWQPDVKVTLKKNASWWDKPKGNIDEVVFTPIKSAATRSAALISGQVDFVVDPPPQDLARMKASPDIKLIEGAENRTIYLGLDQFRDELPGAGTPGKNPLKDKRVRQAMYQAIDSAGIHSRTMRNLSVPAGTMIAPMVHGWSKALDERAAKYDVEGAKKLLADAGYPNGFSLKLDCPNDRYVNDEAICQAVTAMWTRIGIKTTLQAAPMSQFVSRVMNNDVNAYLFGWGVATFDALYSLDSLMSTKDGKSAAGVYNGGRFSDAKLDGMIGQIKVEMDAAKRDALIADALKLVKDEYYYIPLHHQIRPWAMRKGVETQHRADDRPMPTWTTIN, translated from the coding sequence ATGAACCAGCGTTTGACTTTCACTCTCGGTGCCGTGGCCATGGCGGCCTTCATGGCAGCAGGTTCCGCCAGCGCCGCCACCATGCGCTGGGCCGGGGCGAATGACATCCTGACCGTGGACCCCCACGCGCAGAACCACCAGACCACGCACGCTTTCCTGCAGCAGGTGTACGAAAGCCTGGTGCGCTACGACGAGAAGTACCAGATCCAGCCGGCCCTGGGCACGAAGTGGACGCAGGTCTCCCCGACGCAGGTGCGCTTCGAGCTGCGCAAGGGCGTCAAATTCCACGACGGTGCGCCCTTCACGGCCGATGACGTGGTGTTCTCGCTCACCCGCGCCATGACGCCGCCGTCGAACATGCAGTCCGCCGTGCAGAGCATCAAGGAAGTGAAGAAGGTCGACGACTTCACCGTGGACCTGATCCTCAAGGGCCCGAGCCCCGTGCTGCTGCGCGAGCTGACCGAGGCGCGCATCATGAACAAGGCCTGGGCCGAGAAGAACAACTCGACCAAGGCGCAGGACTACGCAGGCAAGGAAGAGAATTTCGCCTCGCGCAACGCCAACGGCACGGGCCCGTTCAGTCTGGTGGGCTGGCAGCCCGACGTGAAGGTCACGCTCAAGAAGAACGCCAGCTGGTGGGACAAGCCCAAGGGCAACATCGACGAGGTGGTCTTCACGCCCATCAAGTCGGCCGCCACGCGCTCGGCCGCCCTCATCTCCGGCCAGGTCGACTTCGTGGTCGACCCACCGCCGCAGGACTTGGCCCGCATGAAGGCCAGCCCCGACATCAAGCTGATCGAAGGCGCCGAGAACCGCACCATCTACCTGGGCCTGGACCAGTTCCGCGACGAACTGCCGGGCGCCGGCACGCCGGGCAAGAACCCGCTCAAGGACAAGCGCGTGCGCCAGGCCATGTACCAGGCCATCGACTCCGCCGGCATCCACAGCCGCACCATGCGCAACCTGTCGGTGCCCGCGGGCACCATGATCGCGCCCATGGTCCACGGCTGGAGCAAGGCGCTCGACGAGCGCGCCGCCAAGTACGACGTGGAAGGCGCCAAGAAGCTGCTGGCCGATGCCGGCTACCCCAACGGGTTCTCGCTCAAGCTCGACTGCCCGAATGACCGCTACGTGAACGACGAAGCCATCTGCCAGGCCGTGACGGCCATGTGGACGCGCATCGGCATCAAGACCACGCTGCAGGCCGCGCCCATGTCGCAGTTCGTCAGCCGCGTGATGAACAACGACGTCAACGCCTACCTGTTCGGCTGGGGCGTGGCCACGTTCGACGCGCTGTACTCGCTCGATTCGCTGATGTCCACCAAGGACGGCAAGAGCGCCGCCGGCGTGTACAACGGCGGCCGCTTCAGCGATGCCAAGCTCGACGGCATGATCGGCCAGATCAAGGTGGAGATGGACGCCGCCAAGCGCGACGCGCTGATCGCCGACGCGCTCAAGCTGGTCAAGGACGAGTACTACTACATCCCCCTGCACCACCAGATCCGCCCCTGGGCGATGCGCAAGGGCGTGGAGACGCAGCACCGCGCGGACGACCGCCCGATGCCGACCTGGACCACGATCAACTGA